The window CTGGCCCATATTATTTACTCCCCTTCTTTACCTTCTGGGGTTTAGCCCCTTTTACCTGATCCAGCTCAATGTAAAGATGAGCCGTTCTGTGCCTTATGATAGCTGCCCTTCCCATCGTAGCGGCTCTGTATCGCCTCAGCATGGGTCCTCCATCGGCCTTAATGGTCGAAATATAAAGGTCTTTTGAAAGCAGTTTTTCCTGTTTGTCCTGGTTGGCGTTGGCAAAAGCCGAATTAAGAACCTTCTTAAGTACCGTACATGCCCTTTTGTTGACATTGTCCAGTATTACATTGGCTTCTTCTACGGTTTTACCCTTTAAGAGCTCGGTCAC of the Candidatus Omnitrophota bacterium genome contains:
- the rplV gene encoding 50S ribosomal protein L22; its protein translation is MIASAKSKYVRISARKVRLVTELLKGKTVEEANVILDNVNKRACTVLKKVLNSAFANANQDKQEKLLSKDLYISTIKADGGPMLRRYRAATMGRAAIIRHRTAHLYIELDQVKGAKPQKVKKGSK